The following are from one region of the Odontesthes bonariensis isolate fOdoBon6 chromosome 16, fOdoBon6.hap1, whole genome shotgun sequence genome:
- the LOC142401670 gene encoding ATP-sensitive inward rectifier potassium channel 1-like yields the protein MVSLSSFMMFHLLPGHIQPAGHRSRKTRLVTKDGHCNIEFGNIEYSNHYAYLVDFWTTFVEIRWRFVLFLFVAAFTGSWFIFSLLWYWIAKSNGDLTGQNRTEGHVQCIDNVNGLTTAFLYSLETQTTIGYGGRALTGHCGGTVALIIIQSLIGVFINCFMCGVILAKISLPKKRAKTITFSNTAVICLKKGSLCLLIRVANLRKTLLIGSQIYGKLLKTTTTPDGETIILDQVDVDFMVDAGKDNLFFVCPLTLYHMINKSSPFYELSSDTLPQQDFELVVFLDGTAESTSSSCQVRTSYIPQEIQWGYSFLPIISRTKSGKYHVDFSNFSKSVQVSTPHCVRCFETDADQRNHNKHGMENPNDQHKLGIDNLGFQVITIHDTVDFTKM from the exons ATGGTCTCCCTGAGCAG CTTCATGATGTTCCATCTGCTCCCTGGTCACATCCAGCCAGCTGGACACCGAAGCCGGAAAACCCGCTTGGTCACCAAAGATGGGCACTGCAACATCGAGTTTGGCAACATTGAATACAGTAACCATTATGCGTATCTGGTGGACTTCTGGACCACCTTTGTGGAGATCCGCTGGCGCTTTGTTCTCTTCTTGTTTGTAGCCGCATTCACAGGCAGCTGGTTCATTTTCAGCCTGTTGTGGTACTGGATCGCAAAGAGCAATGGGGATTTGACCGGACAGAACCGCACCGAAGGGCATGTTCAGTGTATAGACAATGTTAACGGCCTCACAACGGCATTCCTCTACTCATTAGAGACCCAGACCACCATCGGATATGGTGGCCGGGCCCTGACTGGGCACTGTGGCGGAACAGTGGCTCTGATTATCATCCAGTCTCTAATCGGAGTGTTCATCAACTGTTTCATGTGTGGCGTCATCTTGGCCAAGATCTCCTTACCCAAAAAAAGGGCAAAGACTATCACCTTCAGCAACACAGCAGTCATCTGCTTGAAGAAAGGAAGTCTTTGTCTACTGATAAGAGTGGCCAACCTTCGAAAGACCCTATTAATTGGGAGCCAAATCTATGGCAAGCTGCTGAAGACAACAACCACACCAGATGGAGAGACTATCATTCTGGATCAGGTGGATGTCGACTTTATGGTTGATGCTGGCAAGGATAACTTGTTCTTTGTTTGCCCTCTGACCCTCTACCACATGATTAACAAATCTAGTCCGTTCTATGAGTTGTCATCCGACACTCTTCCCCAACAGGACTTTGAGTTGGTGGTCTTTTTGGACGGGACGGCTGAGTCCACCAGCTCATCCTGCCAGGTCCGAACCTCGTACATCCCTCAGGAGATTCAGTGGGGGTACAGTTTCCTGCCAATCATCTCCCGCACCAAATCAGGCAAGTACCATGTGGATTTCTCAAACTTTTCCAAAAGTGTCCAAGTCTCCACGCCACACTGTGTCCGCTGCTTCGAGACAGACGCCGACCAGAGAAACCACAACAAACACGGCATGGAGAATCCCAATGACCAGCACAAACTGGGCATCGACAACCTGGGCTTCCAAGTGATTACCATTCACGACACTGTGGATTTCACTAAAATGTGA